In Microbulbifer elongatus, the DNA window GCAGTCCCTGATTGCTTTCGGTCGTGGTGAGTGGTTTGGCGTGGGGCTTGGTAACAGCGTGCAGAAGCTGTTTTACCTGCCGGAGGCGCACACCGACTTTGTGTTTGCGATTCTCGCGGAAGAGTGGGGGCTGGTTGGGGGCTTGCTGGTAATAGCCCTGTACAGTGCGCTGACCTGGTCATTGTTGCGACTGGTGCGCAGAGCGCTACAGAAACAGGCGTACTTTGCGGCCTTGCTGACCTTCGGTATTGCGGTACTGCTGGCCGGGCAGGCCTTCGTGAATATGGGGGTGGCATCGGGGCTTCTGCCGACCAAAGGGCTGACACTGCCGTTTGTCAGTTCCGGTGGTTCCAGCCTCGTGGTGTGCTTTGGACTGTTTGCACTGGCCTGGCGCGCGCAGAAAGAACTGAATAGTGAACAGGGTGACGACGAAGGTCGTCTTGCTCGAATCAGCCAGCTGCCGATATTCAATCCACTACAGCTGGGTGATCGAAAAACCGGGGAGGCGGCGTGATGAGCGTAGATGAAGCAGCCAAGCCTTTTGCCGGCAAAAAAATTCTGATGATGGCCGGCGGTACTGGCGGCCACGTGTTTCCGGCACTGGCAGTGGCCAATGCCTTGCGGGAACAGGGCGCTGCGATTGAGTGGCTGGGCACCAGGCGCGGAATCGAATCGCAATTGATTCCTGCGGCCAATATTCCGCTGCATTTCATTACCGTGGAAGGTATTCGCGGAAAGGGAAAAGCGGCCCTGCTGAAAGCGCCATTGCAGATCAGCAAGGCGGTATGGCAGGCCCGCAAGGTAGTAAAAGCGGTGGCGCCAGATGCCGTTCTGGGCTTTGGTGGTTTTGCCACTGGCCCCGGTGGCGTGGCCGCGCGGCTCGCCGGAGTGCCCCTGATTATTCATGAGCAGAATGCGGTAGCCGGTACTACCAACCGGCTGCTGGCAAGAGTGGCGAACCGTGTACTGGAAGCTTTCCCCAGCGGCCTGCCGAACGCGGAAGAAGTGGGCAACCCGGTCCGCGAGGAAATTTCCCGGTTGCCCGCACCGGCTGAACGGGTGGGAACAAAACAGCCACTGCGCCTGTTGATCCTTGGTGGAAGCCTGGGTGCCGTGGCCATCAACGAGCTGGTGCCGCAGGCGCTGGCAAAAATACACGAGGAAGAACGACCGCAGGTCGTTCATCAGGCGGGCCAACGGCATCTGGATGTGGCAAAGGAGGCCTACGAGCGGGTCGGGGTGGCGGCGGACGTCGTTCCATTTATTGCCGATATGGCAGCGGCCTACAGTCAGGCGGATCTGGTGATCTGCCGGTCTGGCGCGCTGACCGTATCGGAAATCGCAGCGGCGGGGCTGGGCGCGATTCTGGTGCCCTTCCCGTTTGCGATTGACGATCACCAGACAAAAAATGGCGAGTGGTTGCAACAGGCGGGCGCCGCCCAGGTGATCCAGCAGGATGACCTGGAGGCAGATCAATTGGCGAGTCAGTTGCAAAGTCTGTTTGCTGATCCGAAAACATTACTGGCCATGGCCGAAGCCGCGCGTCGCGTGGCCAAGCCCGATGCGACTGCGCGGGTACTGTCGGTGTGCCGTGAAGAATTGGGGTGCTGAGATGTCCAAGCAAAGTTCAGAGAGCACCGAATCAGGAAAAGTTATGAGTGAAACCGGTGAGCGTCATTACCACGTCCCCGCCATGCGCCGCATTCGCCGCATCCACTTCATCGGCATAGGCGGTGCGGGTATGAGCGGTATCGCGGAGGTACTGCAGAACCAGGGTTATGAAGTGTCCGGCTCGGACCTCCGCGAAAGCAAAGTAACCGACCGGCTGCGCAGCCTGGGCGTTACGGTACAGATCGGTCACACTGCGGAAAATGTCCGCGACGTGGATGTGGTGGTGAACTCCTCGGCCATTTACGGAGATAACCCCGAGTTGACTGCAGCGCGGGAAAACCGGATTCCCGTGGTGCGCCGTGCAGAAATGCTCGGTGAGCTGATGCGCTATCGCTACGGTATTGCGGTGGCGGGTACGCATGGGAAAACCACCACGACCAGCCTGATCGCCTCGATCTTTGCGGCGGATGGCAAAGACCCCACGTTTGTGATCGGAGGATTGGTAAACAGTGCCGGTGCGAATGCGGCACTGGGTGAAAGCCGCTACCTGGTAGCGGAAGCCGACGAGAGCGATGCATCGTTTCTGCACCTGCAGCCGATGGTTACAGTGGTGACCAATATCGATGCGGATCACATGGAAACCTACGGTGGAGATTTCGAAAAGGTAAAGCAGATCTTTATCGATTTTATCCACAACCTGCCGTTCTACGGTCTGGCGGTCATGTGTGGCGACGATGGCAACGTGCAGGAGATTATTCCCCGGCTGGCGCGCCCGGTTGCCACTTACGGGTTTGAGGGAACCAACGATTTCCACATTCGCAACGTGCGCCAGGAGCCCCTGCGCAGTTTCTTCGATGTCCTGCGTCCGGATGGCAGTGTGATCGACGTCTGTGTCAATGTGCCCGGGATTCACAATGTCCTGAACGCGACCGCAGCCATTGCGGTGGCCTCTGAAGAAGGGGTAAGTGACGATGCCATTCGTGAAGGGCTGAAAGGATTTCAGGGGGTCGGGCGACGCTTCCAGATTTATGGCGAGTATCCGGTCAGCGACGACAAAGATGCGGATACTGTGATGTTGGTGGACGATTACGGCCACCATCCGCGGGAAGTGGACGCCACCATCAAGACGGTCCGGGACGGCTGGCCAGAGCGACGCCTGGTGATGGTGTACCAGCCGCATCGTTACACGCGGACCCGCGATCTGTTTGAAGATTTTGTTCAGGTACTTTCCCAGGTCGACAAACTGGTTCTTCTGGATGTATACAGCGCGGGTGAAGCGGTAATCCCCGGCGCCGATGGGCGGACGCTGGCGCGCAGCATTCGCAACCGAGGACAAGTGGATCCGATTTTCGCGGAAACGGTGGATCAGGTACCGCCAATTCTCGCGGATCTGCTGGAGCCGGGGGACATCGTACTGACCCAGGGGGCCGGCAATGTCGGTGGCCTGGCCCAGCAGCTGTCGGAATGGCGGCTTGGTGACAAATAGCGGGCGGCGGTAATCGACGGTGGCCAGAGAAAAAAAATCGCCTCGTGGACAGGGGGCGAAGGGCAGAAAGCCGAAAAAGCCAGTGCGCGGAGCAAGGGCGCTGCCCGATCCCGATCAGGCATCCGCACCGGGCGTTCTGCGGATTCTGGGCATGGTGTGCATGCTGTTGCTGGTTGCCGGCGGTCTGGGCTATAGCGCGCACTGGCTTTGGCAAAAGGCGCCGGCGGTCGAATTGAGCCGTATGGACGCCCTGGAAAATGTTCGCGTGAAGGCCCCGTTTCGCGCCGTGAGTGAAAAGGCAATCGAGGACATCTTGTTGCCGCATCTGCGGGATGGTTTTTTTGCCATGAACATCGACGAGATGCGCGAGGCACTGTTGGCGGACCCATGGATTGTCAATGCATCCGTGAGCCGCCGCTGGCCCAACGGCGTGGAGGTGGTGGTCGAGGAGGCCGAGCCTCTGGCCATCTGGGGGGAGGACCAGCTTCTGATTGCCAGCGGTGCTTTGTTACCGCGACCGGAAAATTTGAACGATCTGCGGCTGCCGGAGTTGGCCGGGGACGCAGATCTGGTGGACCGCATCATGCTGCAATACCAGGCCCTGGCCGGGTTATTGACCACCAAGGATATGGAAGTGCGCCGCCTGTCATTCGATGATCTGGCGGGCTGGCAGCTGGAACTGGTGAGCGGTATTCACCTCCAACTTGGGCACGATGAACTGCTGGAGCGGGTTGACCGTTTTCTCAGTTTGACACGCGGCGTGCTGGCGCCGCATCTGCAGAAAATTGCGGGCGTCGATGCCCGCTATAACAACGCAGTTGCGGTGCGGTGGAAACCAACGGAAAACAAACAGAACTGACAACAAAACAGGCAGATAAAAAGCGGTACCTGGCCCTGATCCGACATGCACAATGTGGATCGGCGCAATGTCCCGCGAGGTTGAAATACGAATGACACAATCCTCAGAACCACGCATGATCGTCGGGTTGGATATCGGTACATCCAAGGTGGTGGCGATCGTTGGTGAAGTTTCCGGAGACGGCGAATTGAATATCGTCGGTATCGGCTCTCACCGCTCTACCGGTATGAAGCGGGGCGTGGTGGTGAATATTGAATCCACGGTGCAGTCTATCCAGCGCGCTGTGGAAGAAGCCGAACTCATGGCGGGCTGTGAGATCCACTCGGTGTACGCGGGGATTGCTGGAAGTCATATTCGCAGTCTCAACAGCCACGGCATCGTGGCAATCAAGGACCGCGAAGTGACCCAACAGGATCTGGACCGTGTGATTGACGCGGCGCGGGCGGTGGCGATCCCGGCGGACCAAAAAATACTGCACACCCTGCCTCAGGAGTATCTGATCGATAGCCAGGAGGGGGTGAAAGAACCTCTGGGGATGTCCGGTGTGCGTCTCGAAGCCAAAGTGCACCTGGTGAGTGGCGCGGTGAATGCGGCACAGAATATCGAGAAGTGTATTCGCCGGTGTGGCCTGGAAGTCGAAGACATCATTCTGGAGCAGTTGGCATCCAGCTATGCAGTGTTGACCGATGACGAAAAAGAGCTGGGTGTGTGCATGGTGGATATCGGTGGTGGTACCACCGATATCGCGGTGTTTACCGGAGGCTCCATTCGCCATACCGGAGTAATTCCGATCGCCGGTGATCAGGTCACCAACGATATCGCCATGGCCCTGCGTACGCCGACCCCTCATGCGGAAGACCTGAAAATCAAATATGCCTGCGCCCTGGCAAAGCTGGCGCGTGAAGGGGAAACCATCAAGGTGCCGAGCGTGGGTGATCGGGCACCGCGGGACCTGTCGCGACAGGCGCTTGCGGAAGTCGTGGAGCCCCGATACGACGAACTGTTTACTCTGGTGCAGGCGGAGTTGCGCCGCAGCGGCTTCGAAGACCTGTGTGCAGCGGGTATCGTACTGACCGGCGGCTCTTCGAAAATGGAAGGCGCGGTCGAACTGGCCGAAGAAATTTTCCATATGCCCGTGCGCCTCGCAGTGCCGCAGGGCATTGCCGGGCTGACCGACATTGTCAGTAACCCCATCTATTCCACTGGGGTGGGTTTGCTGATGTACGCCATCAAGGCTGAAGAAAACAAGGGTAGTCAACCCCGAGTCAAAAATGACGAAAACCAGTGGTGGGACAAGGTGAAGCACTGGTTCAGAGGCAACCTCTAGCAGGGCGCCCCAAGGCCGAAAATAAATACCCGTACAAATTAATAAATTTGGACATGAGCAAAAAAGGGGAACAGCAATGTTCGAACTCGTAGATAGCGTACAGGATAAGCCTGTCATTAAAGTGATTGGTGTGGGCGGCGGCGGCGGCAACGCCGTGAAGCACATGATCGCCAGTGAAGTGGACGGCGTGGATTTTATCTGTGCCAACACGGATGCGCAGGCGCTGAAAGATGTGGAAGCGCAGACCATTCTGCAACTGGGAAACACCATTACCCGCGGCCTGGGTGCTGGCGCGAATCCGGACGTGGGGCGCCAGTCCGCTCTGGAAGACCGCGAGCGCATCGCCGAGGTGCTGACCGGCGCCGACATGGTATTTATTACTGCGGGTATGGGCGGCGGTACCGGCACCGGTGGTGCACCGATTGTGGCAGAGATCGCCAAGGATCTGGGTATTCTCACCGTTGCCGTGGTAACCCGCCCGTTTATGATCGAAGGCCGCAAGCGCACCACCGTGGCGGAAGAGGGGATTCTCGAGCTGCGCGATAAAGTGGACTCGCTGATCACTATTCCCAATGACCGCCTGCTGGAAGTGTTGGGCAACAAGATCACCATGAAGGCAGCCTACAAGGAGGCCGACAATGTACTGCTGGGCGCGGTACAGGGGATCGCCGATCTGATGATCCGTCCGGGCATCATGAACGTCGACTTTGCGGACGTGCGCACTGTGATGTCCGAAATGGGTATGGCGATGATGGGTTCCGGCTCCGCGGTGGGTGAAAACCGCGCCCGTGAAGCGGCAGAAAAGGCGGTGCGCAGTCCGCTGCTGGACAATGTCAACCTGCAGGGCGCTCGCGGTATTCTGGTGAATATCATTACCGGAAGCGAAGAGTCCGGCTGTCAGGAGCTGACACTGGGCGAGTACTCCGAAGTGGGTCAGATTGTTCAGGAGATTGCCTCTGACGACGCCACCGTGGTGATCGGTACCGCCGTGGACGACAAGCTGGGTGACGAGATGCGTGTTACCGTTGTTGCCGCCGGTCTCGGTGATGCGGGTGCCCAGGTCGCTCGCCCGACCAAGGTAGTGGACAACACCCGCCGTGCGGAACCTCGAGAGGCGACGCGCCCGGCGGCGCCGGCGGAAGCTGCCCGTGAGACGCAGGAAGTACGTTCCAGCGCCCGCGCCGACGTGAAGCGCGAGCGCGCCATGCCGTCTCTTAACCCGGATCAGGATATGGAATACCTGGATATCCCCGCGTTCCTGCGCCGCCAGGCGGACTGACGCCACTCGGCTCTCCGGGATCTGCAGGGTGCCCGGCACCCCGAGGCGATCTCGCCAGAGCAGCGGCGGCATCTGCTCATGTCTATGTCCGGTGTAATGCCGGGCATTCGCCCACTCTGGCGAGGGCGGCGGAGCCTTCCAACCGTGAGGCTCCGTCTCCCTGGGGGCTGAAAGCGCAGCTTTCGGACGACAGTTGGCAGGGAAGAAATAGGCAGTACACCGCAGGAAGGCGGTGGTATTCAGGGGGAATTCAGCAACCCGACCATAAAATGGGGTGACCATCAGGTTTTTGGGCGTAAGTTAACACTTGTTAACCGCCGGCAGCCTGGGAAAGGCGTACAATTAACACCAGTTTGTTTCCGGCCTGTGCGCTGATCTGGCGCAAGAGTCTTCTCAGTGGGCTATGCTTTCGGGAAGCAGGGTGGAAATGGTGTGCCGCAACTGCAGACAGCTCGGAAAGTGACCGAACGGGTTTCTGTGGTTTTGGCGTATATTTTCTGTTACTATCGCCGGCTCGCTGCGGTTCGTGCGCAGCTCACCGATTGGGAACCTAGATATAGATGATCAAACAGCGCACTCTCAAAAACGCTATTCGTGCCACTGGTGTTGGCCTGCATACCGGTAAAAAGGTCATTTTGACCCTGAAACCGGCGCCGGTGAACAGTGGTATCGTATTCCGTCGGGTCGATCTGGATCCGGTGGTTGAGATTGAAGCGCGTGCTGAAAACGTGGGCGACACCCTGCTCTCCACCACGCTGGTGAAGGGCGACGTGCGCATCGCCACGGTCGAGCACCTGCTCTCCGCCATGGCGGGCCTTGGGATCGACAATGCGATTGTCGAACTGTCCGCGCAGGAAGTGCCGATCATGGACGGCAGTGCCGGTCCTTTCGTGTTTCTGATTCAGTCTGCAGGCATTCAGGAGCAGGCCGCTCCCAAGAAGTTCCTGCGGATCAAGAAGCCGGTTACC includes these proteins:
- a CDS encoding cell division protein FtsQ/DivIB; its protein translation is MRGARALPDPDQASAPGVLRILGMVCMLLLVAGGLGYSAHWLWQKAPAVELSRMDALENVRVKAPFRAVSEKAIEDILLPHLRDGFFAMNIDEMREALLADPWIVNASVSRRWPNGVEVVVEEAEPLAIWGEDQLLIASGALLPRPENLNDLRLPELAGDADLVDRIMLQYQALAGLLTTKDMEVRRLSFDDLAGWQLELVSGIHLQLGHDELLERVDRFLSLTRGVLAPHLQKIAGVDARYNNAVAVRWKPTENKQN
- the murC gene encoding UDP-N-acetylmuramate--L-alanine ligase: MSETGERHYHVPAMRRIRRIHFIGIGGAGMSGIAEVLQNQGYEVSGSDLRESKVTDRLRSLGVTVQIGHTAENVRDVDVVVNSSAIYGDNPELTAARENRIPVVRRAEMLGELMRYRYGIAVAGTHGKTTTTSLIASIFAADGKDPTFVIGGLVNSAGANAALGESRYLVAEADESDASFLHLQPMVTVVTNIDADHMETYGGDFEKVKQIFIDFIHNLPFYGLAVMCGDDGNVQEIIPRLARPVATYGFEGTNDFHIRNVRQEPLRSFFDVLRPDGSVIDVCVNVPGIHNVLNATAAIAVASEEGVSDDAIREGLKGFQGVGRRFQIYGEYPVSDDKDADTVMLVDDYGHHPREVDATIKTVRDGWPERRLVMVYQPHRYTRTRDLFEDFVQVLSQVDKLVLLDVYSAGEAVIPGADGRTLARSIRNRGQVDPIFAETVDQVPPILADLLEPGDIVLTQGAGNVGGLAQQLSEWRLGDK
- the ftsA gene encoding cell division protein FtsA; this encodes MTQSSEPRMIVGLDIGTSKVVAIVGEVSGDGELNIVGIGSHRSTGMKRGVVVNIESTVQSIQRAVEEAELMAGCEIHSVYAGIAGSHIRSLNSHGIVAIKDREVTQQDLDRVIDAARAVAIPADQKILHTLPQEYLIDSQEGVKEPLGMSGVRLEAKVHLVSGAVNAAQNIEKCIRRCGLEVEDIILEQLASSYAVLTDDEKELGVCMVDIGGGTTDIAVFTGGSIRHTGVIPIAGDQVTNDIAMALRTPTPHAEDLKIKYACALAKLAREGETIKVPSVGDRAPRDLSRQALAEVVEPRYDELFTLVQAELRRSGFEDLCAAGIVLTGGSSKMEGAVELAEEIFHMPVRLAVPQGIAGLTDIVSNPIYSTGVGLLMYAIKAEENKGSQPRVKNDENQWWDKVKHWFRGNL
- the ftsZ gene encoding cell division protein FtsZ, producing the protein MFELVDSVQDKPVIKVIGVGGGGGNAVKHMIASEVDGVDFICANTDAQALKDVEAQTILQLGNTITRGLGAGANPDVGRQSALEDRERIAEVLTGADMVFITAGMGGGTGTGGAPIVAEIAKDLGILTVAVVTRPFMIEGRKRTTVAEEGILELRDKVDSLITIPNDRLLEVLGNKITMKAAYKEADNVLLGAVQGIADLMIRPGIMNVDFADVRTVMSEMGMAMMGSGSAVGENRAREAAEKAVRSPLLDNVNLQGARGILVNIITGSEESGCQELTLGEYSEVGQIVQEIASDDATVVIGTAVDDKLGDEMRVTVVAAGLGDAGAQVARPTKVVDNTRRAEPREATRPAAPAEAARETQEVRSSARADVKRERAMPSLNPDQDMEYLDIPAFLRRQAD
- the murG gene encoding undecaprenyldiphospho-muramoylpentapeptide beta-N-acetylglucosaminyltransferase; amino-acid sequence: MSVDEAAKPFAGKKILMMAGGTGGHVFPALAVANALREQGAAIEWLGTRRGIESQLIPAANIPLHFITVEGIRGKGKAALLKAPLQISKAVWQARKVVKAVAPDAVLGFGGFATGPGGVAARLAGVPLIIHEQNAVAGTTNRLLARVANRVLEAFPSGLPNAEEVGNPVREEISRLPAPAERVGTKQPLRLLILGGSLGAVAINELVPQALAKIHEEERPQVVHQAGQRHLDVAKEAYERVGVAADVVPFIADMAAAYSQADLVICRSGALTVSEIAAAGLGAILVPFPFAIDDHQTKNGEWLQQAGAAQVIQQDDLEADQLASQLQSLFADPKTLLAMAEAARRVAKPDATARVLSVCREELGC